One window from the genome of Saccharicrinis carchari encodes:
- a CDS encoding PKD-like family lipoprotein → MKKAKYNKFGSIFFLLLLLASCTEDLGNYDYIDLKEIEFNNIESEITALSFSDLVIEPELGDINESNYLFEWKAIRRDGDMQTTIIGEEKNLNYSVKLPPALYSLVYTVREKEAEVFSRKVVELRVKSITSEGWLVLCDDNGNARLDIHSKVTDQTYFDILSPYDLGVITGPRKLQVLPNMLTDHNSPFYLFADNAATKLGRNDIEWKPEYDMSYEMGNGKKVLPTGIVYGGTSKMFISDSKAYFCDFITGDGLFGQTINKDYNIADGIGANIGAEYILAPLFLLYDDDQKKFISYNQYIAPMLTSSGMDLGLENYEMFGLVTGDAFELPMGYDFKYIENTKYDPAGSYDGMTYAILTSGANYYLYGFQMGDMYAGEAASHCIYSCNKAFYGDLSACTDIGSASHFAFSSLKNYMYYAVGDKVYRVDLSNSALSSVFQFDTAGEVISSLKFHQYYQASNLTRSYDLIVGTTEGTLSIYDGMASDGDFSATEPKEKHSDFGNIVDVIYVELVE, encoded by the coding sequence ATGAAAAAAGCAAAATATAATAAGTTTGGATCTATATTTTTCCTCTTGCTGCTGCTTGCCTCCTGTACTGAGGATCTGGGCAATTACGATTATATCGATCTCAAAGAAATTGAGTTTAATAATATAGAATCAGAAATAACGGCTTTGTCGTTTAGTGATTTAGTGATTGAGCCGGAGTTAGGCGATATAAATGAGTCTAACTATCTGTTTGAGTGGAAGGCGATACGCAGAGATGGAGACATGCAAACAACTATAATAGGGGAAGAGAAGAATTTGAATTATTCAGTGAAGCTCCCCCCGGCTTTGTATTCCCTCGTCTATACGGTTAGGGAAAAGGAAGCTGAGGTGTTTTCGCGAAAAGTAGTTGAATTGCGTGTTAAATCGATTACCTCCGAAGGTTGGTTAGTGTTATGTGATGATAATGGAAATGCACGACTCGATATACACTCTAAAGTAACGGACCAGACGTATTTTGATATATTGAGTCCGTATGACTTGGGTGTGATTACTGGTCCGCGCAAATTACAAGTTTTACCTAACATGTTAACAGACCATAATAGCCCTTTTTATTTGTTTGCCGATAATGCAGCAACGAAGCTCGGAAGGAATGATATTGAGTGGAAACCTGAATATGATATGAGTTATGAGATGGGAAATGGTAAAAAGGTATTACCTACGGGCATTGTTTACGGGGGAACAAGTAAAATGTTTATTTCTGATTCGAAAGCTTATTTCTGTGATTTTATTACCGGAGATGGTTTGTTTGGTCAAACTATAAATAAAGACTATAATATTGCCGATGGAATAGGCGCTAATATTGGTGCTGAATATATTCTGGCTCCCTTGTTTCTGCTGTATGATGATGATCAAAAGAAATTCATTTCTTATAATCAATATATTGCTCCCATGCTCACTTCAAGTGGGATGGATTTAGGTTTGGAAAACTATGAAATGTTTGGATTGGTGACAGGAGATGCTTTTGAATTACCGATGGGATATGATTTTAAATATATTGAAAATACGAAATATGACCCTGCCGGTAGTTATGATGGAATGACCTATGCTATTCTTACATCAGGTGCAAATTACTATTTGTATGGTTTCCAAATGGGCGATATGTATGCAGGAGAAGCGGCTTCACATTGCATATATTCGTGCAACAAAGCCTTTTATGGCGATCTTTCAGCTTGTACGGATATTGGTTCGGCCTCACATTTTGCCTTTAGTTCTCTCAAAAATTACATGTATTACGCTGTTGGAGACAAGGTGTATAGAGTGGATCTGTCAAATTCCGCATTGAGTTCAGTGTTCCAGTTTGACACGGCAGGCGAAGTAATCTCCAGTTTAAAGTTTCATCAATATTATCAAGCAAGCAATTTAACCAGATCCTATGATCTGATAGTTGGAACTACGGAAGGAACACTAAGTATTTATGATGGTATGGCCTCAGATGGTGATTTTAGTGCGACTGAACCGAAGGAAAAACATTCGGATTTCGGTAATATCGTGGATGTTATATATGTTGAGTTAGTTGAATAA
- a CDS encoding TlpA disulfide reductase family protein — MKNSILLIIIITMCAIVGCKQAHDGYTISGDVRESWDGKKVYLYLKDVEPSRLIDSTVISKGKFEIKGNFETPRFCELRLYLNPNDKNNRNFIVSSSFFVDSTEVNVRCDKFDKRPSFSVIGSSISDQYAEYIKENEQLYDKEVFQKYSDAYYKENDLDLAYKYAKEVALFRKKKHDHRVQFINNHPESPVSLKIVQDMITRAGNVSRKETLELFNTLSVKLRNSEAGVFTKSLLEARKVYVGELFRDAIVDDIALNQCNLKDYIKDGTHTLIEFWASWCGPCRGDIPSVKRAYEKYHPRGFNIVSVSIDKNIKSWQKAVREEDMSWVQLRNRKGDNSIVETYGVTYVPSTFLVDKKGIITHVDLRGGWLDMELNRIYNN; from the coding sequence ATGAAAAACAGTATTTTATTAATAATTATTATTACTATGTGTGCTATTGTGGGGTGCAAGCAAGCCCACGATGGATACACGATAAGCGGAGATGTAAGAGAGTCCTGGGATGGAAAAAAGGTATATCTCTATTTAAAAGATGTAGAACCCTCAAGGTTAATCGATAGCACGGTCATTTCAAAAGGTAAATTTGAAATAAAAGGAAATTTCGAAACCCCAAGGTTTTGTGAGTTAAGGTTATACTTAAATCCAAATGATAAAAATAATCGAAACTTTATTGTAAGCTCTTCTTTTTTTGTAGACAGTACAGAAGTTAATGTAAGGTGCGATAAGTTTGATAAGCGACCAAGCTTCTCTGTTATCGGTTCTTCAATTAGCGACCAATACGCTGAATATATCAAGGAAAATGAGCAACTCTATGATAAGGAAGTGTTTCAGAAATATTCAGATGCCTATTATAAAGAAAATGATCTGGACCTGGCATATAAATATGCAAAAGAAGTCGCCTTGTTCCGGAAAAAAAAGCACGATCATCGGGTACAATTTATTAATAATCATCCCGAATCTCCGGTTTCCTTAAAAATAGTTCAAGATATGATTACACGAGCAGGTAATGTTTCGCGTAAGGAAACTTTAGAACTGTTTAATACACTATCCGTAAAGTTAAGAAATTCGGAAGCCGGCGTTTTTACAAAATCACTGCTTGAGGCCAGGAAAGTGTATGTGGGAGAATTATTTCGAGACGCTATTGTTGATGACATAGCGTTAAATCAATGTAATTTAAAGGATTATATTAAAGATGGCACACATACGCTAATTGAGTTTTGGGCATCCTGGTGTGGTCCTTGTAGGGGGGATATTCCTTCTGTTAAGCGGGCTTATGAAAAATATCACCCCCGTGGTTTTAATATTGTAAGTGTTTCTATTGACAAAAATATTAAATCATGGCAAAAAGCAGTACGCGAAGAAGATATGAGTTGGGTGCAGTTAAGGAATAGAAAAGGAGATAACTCAATTGTTGAAACGTATGGTGTAACTTATGTGCCTTCTACTTTTTTAGTCGATAAAAAGGGAATTATAACCCATGTTGATTTAAGAGGCGGTTGGTTAGATATGGAATTGAACAGGATTTATAATAATTAA